One segment of Candidatus Hydrogenedentota bacterium DNA contains the following:
- the lepB gene encoding signal peptidase I, with translation MTSTGQEQTAPVQEAPNPKQEARREFYELVKMVLIFLLVFGGLKTFVVEGYEVQGPSMLPTLHDRERILVFKAPHQISKIPLFSGIHPFKEGDIIVFDGVGNKRYVKRLIAMHPEKRAHAVSARQRDDIAALDDVVKVEYDRGKVRVNNWQVDESAYIPPGEMTSPDRDLCLLHPGEFYVMGDHRSVSKDSRSFRAINEDQIVGRAVLRFWPLSKFGLL, from the coding sequence TTGACCTCAACCGGCCAGGAACAGACCGCCCCCGTGCAGGAGGCGCCAAACCCCAAGCAGGAGGCGCGCCGCGAGTTCTATGAGCTCGTGAAGATGGTGCTGATTTTCCTGCTGGTCTTCGGGGGGCTGAAGACCTTCGTGGTCGAGGGCTACGAGGTCCAGGGGCCGTCCATGCTGCCGACCCTCCACGACCGGGAGCGCATCCTGGTGTTCAAGGCGCCCCACCAAATCTCGAAAATCCCCCTGTTCAGCGGCATCCACCCGTTCAAGGAGGGGGACATCATTGTCTTCGACGGGGTGGGGAACAAGCGCTATGTGAAACGGCTCATCGCCATGCACCCCGAAAAGCGGGCGCACGCGGTGAGCGCGCGCCAGCGGGACGACATTGCCGCGCTGGACGATGTGGTGAAGGTCGAATATGACCGGGGCAAGGTCCGGGTGAACAACTGGCAGGTGGACGAGTCCGCCTACATTCCCCCCGGTGAAATGACCTCGCCGGACCGGGACCTGTGCCTCCTTCATCCCGGCGAATTCTATGTGATGGGGGACCACCGCAGCGTGAGCAAAGACAGCCGCAGTTTCCGGGCCATCAACGAGGACCAGATTGTGGGCAGGGCCGTGCTCCGTTTCTGGCCTCTGAGCAAGTTTGGCCTGCTGTGA
- a CDS encoding UDP-2,3-diacylglucosamine diphosphatase yields MSRTVLFSDVHLKVGDAARPARGEFIRFLRDAGTEGCDRLICLGDLFDFWFEYRHVCFSGYHDVLRAFSDLHDAGVELHLFCGNHDFWAGRFLRDEIGFVIHPDEARLPFGERRVLMFHGDGVNPEDRAYRAYKKVARNPWVVGAFRLLHPDWAMTLAQGVSHGSRSLTRVENPSEGPEAAALRAHARALIEAGLADTVVCGHAHAPALEWMNTQSGLGLYINTGDWMRHRTYVTWDGTDFEMGEYGQSQ; encoded by the coding sequence GTGAGCCGCACGGTCCTCTTCTCGGATGTCCACCTGAAAGTGGGGGACGCGGCCCGGCCGGCGCGCGGGGAGTTCATCCGCTTTCTCCGTGACGCCGGGACGGAGGGCTGCGACCGGCTCATCTGCCTCGGGGACCTCTTCGACTTCTGGTTCGAGTACCGACACGTCTGCTTCTCCGGCTACCACGACGTGCTGCGCGCCTTTTCCGACCTGCATGACGCCGGTGTGGAACTCCACCTTTTCTGCGGCAACCATGATTTTTGGGCCGGGCGCTTTCTGCGCGACGAGATTGGCTTTGTAATCCACCCCGACGAGGCCCGCCTGCCGTTTGGCGAGAGGCGCGTCCTGATGTTCCACGGCGACGGGGTCAACCCGGAGGACCGGGCGTACCGGGCCTACAAGAAAGTCGCCCGGAACCCCTGGGTGGTCGGCGCGTTCCGGCTGCTGCACCCGGACTGGGCGATGACACTGGCGCAGGGGGTGAGCCATGGCAGCCGCAGCCTCACCCGCGTGGAGAACCCGTCCGAAGGCCCCGAGGCGGCGGCCCTGCGCGCCCACGCCCGTGCCCTCATCGAGGCGGGCCTGGCGGACACCGTGGTCTGCGGGCACGCCCACGCCCCCGCCCTCGAGTGGATGAACACCCAGTCTGGGCTGGGACTGTACATCAACACCGGGGACTGGATGCGCCA